A window of the Alnus glutinosa chromosome 4, dhAlnGlut1.1, whole genome shotgun sequence genome harbors these coding sequences:
- the LOC133867500 gene encoding protein MICROTUBULE BINDING PROTEIN 2C isoform X2, producing MYEAQRFVDSQENANFGDPKSWLSGEDHNSSPTHRLTQSSLANSTTTAPAGQSGSLVRVLYQDLVEIVPLVQSLIDRKPSSSFTRRGSVIYTKTPSRDSLSKKVTESKGRTAAQSIPTKKRRDPGDKDQGKNTSNNSDADNYSVVSSRALAAEKDREELVMLKEQLEDLRIKLSEKDELLKSAEISKNQVNAVQAKLDELRHQASEKDSLIKSTQLQLSDAKIKLADKQATLEKIQWEAMTSNRKVEKLQQELDCMQGEISSFMLLFEGLTKSDSAVYADDYDLTAKYLDCLPCTDDLDEKEMQRMDEARKAYIAAVATAKERQDEESVTAAARARLHLQSFVLKT from the exons ATGTATGAGGCGCAGCGTTTCGTGGATTCTCAAGAGAATGCGAATTTTGGGGACCCAAAATCGTGGCTTTCGGGGGAGGATCACAACTCGTCTCCGACTCACCGGCTAACTCAGTCCTCACTCGCCAACTCAACCACTACAGCCCCAGCTGGTCAAAGTGGCAGCTTGGTTCGGGTCCTCTACCAAGACCTTGTCGAGATAGTCCCTCTCGTTCAGTCTCTCAtc GATCGGAAACCGAGCAGTTCGTTTACGCGGCGGGGTTCGGTGATCTACACGAAGACGCCTTCAAGAGATTCGTTATCGAAAAAA GTAACTGAATCAAAAGGACGGACTGCAGCTCAATCGATTCCCACTAAAAAGAGAAGAGACCCTGGAGATAAGGACCAGGGTAAGAACACTAGCAATAACTCAGATGCTGACAACTATTCAGTTGTTTCATCAAGGGCTTTGGCAGCAGAAAAGGACAGAGAAGAGTTGGTCATGTTAAAGGAACAACTGGAGGATCTGCGAATAAAATTATCAGAGAAAGATGAACTTTTGAAATCTGCAGAGATCTCAAAGAATCAGGTGAATGCTGTTCAAGCAAAACTTGATGAACTGAGACACCAAGCTTCAGAAAAAGACTCTTTAATAAAGTCTACGCAGCTGCAACTTTCTGATGCAAAG ATTAAGCTTGCAGACAAGCAAGCTACACTTGAAAAGATACAGTGGGAAGCAATGACATCCAACAGAAAAGTGGAAAAGCTCCAGCAAGAGCTGGACTGCATGCAAGGAGAAATTTCATCATTTATGCTGTTGTTTGAAGGCTTGACAAAGAGTGATTCTGCTGTATATGCTGATGATTATGACCTAACAGCAAAATATTTGGATTGTCTGCCTTGTACT GATGATTTGGATGAGAAGGAGATGCAAAGAATGGATGAAGCAAGAAAAGCTTATATTGCTGCAGTTGCCACTGCAAAAGAAAGGCAAGATGAAGAATCTGTTACTGCTGCAGCCCGAGCAAGGTTACATCTTCAATCATTTGTTCTGAAAACCTGA
- the LOC133867500 gene encoding protein MICROTUBULE BINDING PROTEIN 2C isoform X1: MYEAQRFVDSQENANFGDPKSWLSGEDHNSSPTHRLTQSSLANSTTTAPAGQSGSLVRVLYQDLVEIVPLVQSLIDRKPSSSFTRRGSVIYTKTPSRDSLSKKVKSYSQVTESKGRTAAQSIPTKKRRDPGDKDQGKNTSNNSDADNYSVVSSRALAAEKDREELVMLKEQLEDLRIKLSEKDELLKSAEISKNQVNAVQAKLDELRHQASEKDSLIKSTQLQLSDAKIKLADKQATLEKIQWEAMTSNRKVEKLQQELDCMQGEISSFMLLFEGLTKSDSAVYADDYDLTAKYLDCLPCTDDLDEKEMQRMDEARKAYIAAVATAKERQDEESVTAAARARLHLQSFVLKT; the protein is encoded by the exons ATGTATGAGGCGCAGCGTTTCGTGGATTCTCAAGAGAATGCGAATTTTGGGGACCCAAAATCGTGGCTTTCGGGGGAGGATCACAACTCGTCTCCGACTCACCGGCTAACTCAGTCCTCACTCGCCAACTCAACCACTACAGCCCCAGCTGGTCAAAGTGGCAGCTTGGTTCGGGTCCTCTACCAAGACCTTGTCGAGATAGTCCCTCTCGTTCAGTCTCTCAtc GATCGGAAACCGAGCAGTTCGTTTACGCGGCGGGGTTCGGTGATCTACACGAAGACGCCTTCAAGAGATTCGTTATCGAAAAAAGTAAAGTCTTACAGTCAG GTAACTGAATCAAAAGGACGGACTGCAGCTCAATCGATTCCCACTAAAAAGAGAAGAGACCCTGGAGATAAGGACCAGGGTAAGAACACTAGCAATAACTCAGATGCTGACAACTATTCAGTTGTTTCATCAAGGGCTTTGGCAGCAGAAAAGGACAGAGAAGAGTTGGTCATGTTAAAGGAACAACTGGAGGATCTGCGAATAAAATTATCAGAGAAAGATGAACTTTTGAAATCTGCAGAGATCTCAAAGAATCAGGTGAATGCTGTTCAAGCAAAACTTGATGAACTGAGACACCAAGCTTCAGAAAAAGACTCTTTAATAAAGTCTACGCAGCTGCAACTTTCTGATGCAAAG ATTAAGCTTGCAGACAAGCAAGCTACACTTGAAAAGATACAGTGGGAAGCAATGACATCCAACAGAAAAGTGGAAAAGCTCCAGCAAGAGCTGGACTGCATGCAAGGAGAAATTTCATCATTTATGCTGTTGTTTGAAGGCTTGACAAAGAGTGATTCTGCTGTATATGCTGATGATTATGACCTAACAGCAAAATATTTGGATTGTCTGCCTTGTACT GATGATTTGGATGAGAAGGAGATGCAAAGAATGGATGAAGCAAGAAAAGCTTATATTGCTGCAGTTGCCACTGCAAAAGAAAGGCAAGATGAAGAATCTGTTACTGCTGCAGCCCGAGCAAGGTTACATCTTCAATCATTTGTTCTGAAAACCTGA